Proteins from one Rosa chinensis cultivar Old Blush chromosome 7, RchiOBHm-V2, whole genome shotgun sequence genomic window:
- the LOC112180720 gene encoding (+)-cis,trans-nepetalactol synthase NEPS1, with protein sequence MMTQAIPLPLQKLHGKVAIITGAASGIGAVTARHFADHGALAVVIADIQDAKGREVAASIGSHRCTYVHCDVTDEDQVKTLVEFTVKHYGSLDVMYSHVGITSASAQTVLELDLSGYDRVMAVNVRGMAACVKHAARAMVEKGVKGSIVCATSISATCGAVSMTDYTMSKHAVLGLVRSASVQLAPRGVRVNCVSAGLVATPMVCDALKISAEELREKMAAIYSGRDEPLMEKNVADAVVFLACEDSAFVTGHNLVVDGGLGTKSIAVLEQ encoded by the coding sequence ATGATGACACAGGCCATACCATTACCACTGCAGAAGCTCCACGGCAAGGTAGCCATCATCACCGGCGCCGCCAGCGGTATCGGAGCAGTCACGGCGCGTCACTTTGCAGACCACGGCGCTCTGGCCGTCGTGATTGCTGACATCCAAGACGCCAAGGGCCGAGAAGTGGCTGCATCCATCGGCTCCCACCGCTGCACCTACGTCCACTGCGACGTCACCGACGAGGATCAGGTCAAAACCCTGGTCGAGTTCACGGTCAAGCACTACGGCAGCCTCGACGTCATGTACAGCCACGTGGGGATAACCAGCGCATCGGCGCAGACGGTGCTGGAGCTCGACCTGTCCGGGTACGACAGGGTGATGGCAGTGAACGTGCGAGGGATGGCGGCTTGTGTGAAGCACGCGGCGCGTGCGATGGTGGAGAAGGGGGTGAAGGGGAGCATAGTGTGCGCGACTAGCATCTCGGCGACCTGCGGGGCGGTGAGCATGACGGACTACACGATGTCGAAGCACGCGGTGCTGGGGCTGGTGAGGTCGGCGAGCGTGCAGCTGGCGCCGCGTGGTGTGCGTGTGAACTGTGTGTCGGCGGGCTTGGTGGCGACGCCGATGGTGTGCGACGCATTGAAGATTAGTGCGGAAGAGCTGCGGGAGAAAATGGCAGCGATTTATTCGGGAAGGGATGAACCGCTGATGGAGAAAAACGTGGCGGATGCGGTGGTGTTTTTGGCTTGTGAGGACTCGGCGTTCGTCACCGGCCATAATTTGGTGGTTGATGGTGGACTCGGCACCAAGTCCATAGCAGTATTGGAACAATGA
- the LOC112178462 gene encoding (+)-cis,trans-nepetalactol synthase NEPS1, which translates to MYSNAGITSSSAQTVLELDLSGYNSVMAACVKHPTLAMVGKEVKGSIVCTASFMEDYRTENMTDCTMSKHTMLGLVRSANMQLVRRGVCVNCVSPGMVATPLMCDILKISEEELWETMAVVYSGRDEQLMEKHVADAVVFLACEDSAFVTDHNLVVNGGLGTKSIAILKQ; encoded by the coding sequence ATGTATAGCAACGCGGGGATAACCAGCTCGTCTGCGCAGACAGTGCTGGAGCTCGACCTGTCCGGGTACAACAGCGTGATGGCAGCGTGTGTGAAGCACCCAACACTTGCGATGGTGGGGAAGGAGGTGAAGGGAAGCATAGTGTGCACAGCGAGCTTCATGGAGGACTACAGGACGGAGAACATGACTGACTGCACGATGTCGAAGCACACGATGCTGGGGCTGGTGAGGTCAGCGAACATGCAGCTAGTGCGGCGTGGTGTGTGCGTGAACTGCGTGTCGCCGGGTATGGTGGCGACGCCGCTGATGTGCGACATATTAAAGATTAGTGAGGAAGAGCTGTGGGAGACGATGGCGGTGGTTTATTCGGGAAGGGATGAACAGCTGATGGAGAAGCACGTGGCGGATGCGGTGGTGTTTTTGGCTTGTGAGGACTCGGCGTTCGTCACCGATCATAATTTGGTTGTTAATGGTGGACTCGGCACCAAGTCCATAGCTATATTGAAACAATGA